One Acidimicrobiales bacterium DNA segment encodes these proteins:
- a CDS encoding SAF domain-containing protein: protein MAALLILASLVALRAEHQAAARLRAEWGPHVAAWTVVTDLESGHVLAESDLVTRLLPPAALPADAVTVAPVGGRLLDSVGEGEIVRAGRVDGVDEASDGSHLGSGRGAVALSSAAPHLEVGDRVDLYGLLDGDLVAAGAVVVDVTDDRVPVVAVDDGDLPAVIRAFTTGDVVPVVTG from the coding sequence GTGGCCGCGCTCCTGATCCTCGCGTCATTGGTCGCGCTTCGTGCCGAACACCAGGCTGCCGCTCGGCTGCGGGCCGAGTGGGGACCCCACGTCGCCGCGTGGACCGTCGTGACCGATCTCGAATCGGGCCACGTGCTCGCTGAGAGCGACCTGGTCACCCGGCTGCTGCCCCCTGCCGCGTTACCGGCCGACGCGGTCACGGTGGCGCCCGTCGGAGGTCGCCTGCTCGACTCTGTCGGCGAGGGAGAGATCGTGCGGGCCGGCCGCGTGGACGGCGTCGACGAGGCGTCCGACGGTTCACACCTCGGGTCGGGTCGCGGCGCTGTCGCACTCTCGTCCGCTGCCCCCCACCTCGAGGTCGGGGACCGGGTCGACCTCTACGGCCTCCTCGACGGCGACCTGGTCGCCGCCGGTGCCGTGGTCGTCGACGTCACCGATGACCGCGTGCCGGTGGTCGCCGTCGACGACGGTGACCTTCCGGCGGTGATCCGGGCGTTCACCACCGGCGATGTGGTGCCGGTCGTGACCGGGTGA
- a CDS encoding TldD/PmbA family protein — protein MEELIDIADRVAGWAHDGEQVEAFVVHEHETEIRAYDGDVESLTSAESQGIGVRVVVDGRQGYAYAGTLEEGALQETLREARDNASFAQPDEFNGVAVPDGVATAELDLFDASLADFSTDEKVALAIELERATRAADPRISGIESAEYVDTVYESAVATSTGIRSSTRETGCYLSAYSLAEADGETQTGFGFSIGRGPSALDPAKAAADAAERATRLLGAVKPETGRVTVVLDPWVTAQLLGIIGHTLTGDAVQRGRSLFADRVGEQVAVADLILVDDATDPDAFTASMVDGEGLATRPTSLIEGGVLQGFLHNSYSARRGGTMSTGSAVRGGFKGAPGVGAHALALRPGSKTQAELIAGIDDGLLVQGVAGLHSGVNPVSGDFSTGAEGLRIRNGEVAEPLRELTIASTIQRLLLDIQGIGADLEWLPMSAAGVSLVVADVTMSGV, from the coding sequence ATGGAAGAACTGATCGACATCGCCGATCGCGTCGCCGGATGGGCGCACGACGGCGAGCAGGTGGAGGCGTTCGTCGTCCACGAGCACGAGACCGAGATCCGGGCCTACGACGGTGATGTCGAGTCGCTCACCTCGGCCGAGAGCCAGGGAATCGGGGTGCGCGTCGTCGTCGATGGCCGACAGGGCTACGCGTACGCGGGAACCCTCGAGGAGGGCGCCCTGCAGGAGACCCTGCGGGAGGCGCGAGACAATGCGTCCTTCGCCCAACCCGACGAGTTCAACGGGGTGGCCGTGCCCGACGGCGTCGCCACCGCGGAGCTCGACCTCTTCGATGCGTCCCTAGCCGACTTCTCGACCGACGAGAAGGTGGCCCTCGCGATCGAGCTCGAGCGGGCGACCCGGGCCGCGGACCCCCGCATCTCCGGCATCGAGTCGGCCGAATACGTCGACACGGTCTACGAGTCCGCGGTCGCGACATCGACCGGAATCCGGAGCTCGACGCGCGAGACGGGCTGCTACCTGTCGGCCTACTCGCTGGCCGAAGCCGACGGCGAGACGCAGACCGGATTCGGGTTCTCGATCGGACGCGGCCCCTCGGCGCTCGATCCGGCCAAGGCCGCCGCCGATGCGGCAGAGCGGGCCACGCGCCTCCTCGGCGCCGTGAAGCCCGAGACGGGTCGAGTCACCGTGGTCCTCGACCCGTGGGTGACCGCCCAGCTGCTCGGCATCATCGGCCACACGCTCACCGGCGATGCGGTGCAGCGGGGCCGCTCCTTGTTCGCCGACCGGGTCGGCGAACAGGTCGCGGTGGCGGATCTGATCCTGGTCGACGACGCCACCGACCCCGATGCGTTCACCGCGTCGATGGTCGACGGCGAAGGCCTCGCGACCCGACCGACGTCGCTCATCGAGGGCGGCGTGCTGCAGGGATTCCTGCACAACAGCTACTCGGCCCGTCGGGGCGGCACCATGTCGACGGGGTCCGCCGTGCGCGGCGGATTCAAGGGTGCGCCGGGAGTCGGCGCCCACGCGCTCGCCTTGCGCCCCGGAAGCAAGACTCAGGCCGAGCTCATCGCCGGGATCGACGACGGCCTGCTCGTCCAGGGCGTCGCGGGGTTGCATTCCGGCGTCAATCCCGTGTCGGGCGATTTCTCCACCGGTGCGGAAGGACTGCGGATTCGCAACGGCGAGGTCGCCGAGCCTTTGCGTGAGCTCACGATCGCGTCGACCATCCAGCGCCTCCTGCTCGACATCCAGGGGATCGGTGCCGATCTCGAGTGGCTGCCCATGAGCGCTGCCGGGGTGAGCCTCGTGGTCGCCGATGTCACCATGTCGGGCGTCTGA
- a CDS encoding TldD/PmbA family protein, with the protein MTELDEIARALLASAQAGDDVEVCVGRAVETTVRVHGGEVESLTVAESHGVGVRVVVGRREGHAHAGSFDADVVRDLVAEARDNATFAQDDERVGLAVPDGVAAVPVDRWDVSVASTPVDDKIALAVALEAAVLAADARIRGVRASVYGDTSSEVVIRSTTGIESHTTGTMASLSTSVLVDDVDGGTRTGGAVDAARGPVGLDVDKVAELAVARGLQLLGAVTPTTGRPTVVFEPRFAATILGLVAGMLSGERVVKGRTPFADRVGDTVAAEILSLFDDATDPDSLAAAAFDGEGLACRRVPLIGGGTLDGFLHDTRSARGLGTTSTGSALRSIRGGPSPGYRALHVAPGSGGLDDFIAGIDDGLLVASLQGLHSGVNAVSGDLSVGVEGVRIRNGALAEPIREGTLAGAIPRMLLDITAVGADREHQPGGSIVPSLVMEGLTLGGGG; encoded by the coding sequence TTGACCGAACTCGACGAGATCGCGCGTGCCCTGCTCGCGTCGGCGCAGGCCGGTGACGATGTCGAGGTGTGCGTCGGGCGCGCCGTGGAGACGACCGTCCGCGTCCATGGTGGCGAGGTCGAGTCGCTGACCGTCGCCGAATCGCACGGTGTGGGCGTGCGTGTGGTCGTCGGCCGCCGCGAAGGTCATGCCCACGCGGGCAGCTTCGACGCCGACGTCGTGCGTGACCTCGTCGCCGAGGCGCGCGACAACGCGACGTTCGCGCAGGACGACGAACGCGTCGGGCTCGCCGTGCCCGATGGTGTCGCCGCCGTGCCGGTGGATCGTTGGGACGTCTCGGTCGCCTCGACCCCGGTCGACGACAAGATCGCGCTGGCCGTCGCGCTGGAGGCGGCCGTGCTCGCCGCCGACGCCCGCATCCGCGGCGTGCGGGCATCGGTCTATGGCGACACCTCGAGCGAGGTCGTCATCAGGAGCACCACCGGCATCGAGAGCCACACCACCGGCACGATGGCATCACTGTCGACGAGTGTCCTGGTCGACGACGTCGACGGCGGCACGCGTACGGGTGGCGCGGTCGACGCGGCACGGGGTCCGGTCGGGCTCGATGTCGACAAGGTCGCCGAACTCGCCGTGGCCCGGGGACTGCAGCTGCTCGGTGCGGTCACGCCGACGACCGGACGACCGACCGTCGTGTTCGAGCCGCGGTTCGCGGCGACGATACTCGGCCTGGTTGCGGGGATGCTGTCCGGAGAGCGGGTCGTCAAGGGCCGTACCCCGTTCGCCGACCGCGTCGGCGACACCGTCGCGGCCGAGATCCTGTCGCTCTTCGACGATGCGACCGACCCGGATTCACTTGCCGCTGCGGCCTTCGACGGCGAGGGGCTGGCCTGTCGCCGCGTGCCGCTCATCGGCGGAGGAACGCTCGACGGCTTCCTCCACGACACGAGAAGCGCCAGAGGTCTGGGGACGACGTCGACCGGTTCGGCGCTGCGCAGCATCCGTGGTGGGCCGTCGCCCGGGTATCGAGCGTTGCACGTGGCCCCGGGCTCGGGTGGACTCGACGACTTCATCGCCGGCATCGACGACGGACTTCTCGTGGCCTCACTGCAGGGCCTGCACTCCGGCGTCAACGCCGTCAGCGGCGATCTGTCGGTCGGCGTCGAAGGCGTCCGGATCCGAAACGGTGCCCTGGCGGAGCCCATCCGGGAGGGGACCCTGGCCGGCGCGATTCCGAGGATGTTGCTCGATATCACCGCCGTCGGTGCCGACAGGGAACACCAACCCGGCGGTTCGATCGTTCCGTCGCTCGTCATGGAGGGCCTGACCCTCGGTGGAGGTGGCTGA
- a CDS encoding TldD/PmbA family protein, whose product MLDHELINRTLGTALRTGGEFAEVFVEDKRSSSATLDDGRVEELTSGRDRGAGIRVVVGDTTGFAHTADLSEAGLAKAAEAAAAAARGGGGGVREVAVHPVDGPRPRPVRIAPEDVAKATKVELLSLADAAARGEGSAITQVSARYGDSRRRILVANSDGLLAEDDQVRTLFSVSCVATGDTGLQTGRESAGRTVGFELFDETDVEDMARRAAGRAITKLAARPAPSGAMPVVVGPGGGGVLFHEACGHGLEADLVAKSASVFAGRVGEAVATPLVTLVDDGTMAGEWGHFTIDDEGRAAAHNVLIQDGVLTDYMWDHLRARKEGRPSSGNGRRQSYQHLPMVRMTNTYLANGSDDPADIVSSTDHGVYVAQLGGGQVNTATGDFVFGMTEAYLIENGEITEPIREGNLIGNGPEVLTRIDALGNDFAMGSPGTCGKDGQGVPVGDGTPTLRVTSLTVGGTAA is encoded by the coding sequence GTGCTCGATCACGAGCTCATCAACCGCACGCTCGGCACCGCGCTCCGCACCGGTGGAGAGTTCGCCGAGGTCTTCGTCGAAGACAAGCGTTCCTCCTCCGCGACCCTCGACGACGGTCGGGTCGAGGAGCTCACCAGCGGCCGCGACCGTGGCGCCGGCATCCGTGTCGTGGTCGGCGACACCACCGGTTTCGCGCACACCGCCGATCTCTCCGAAGCCGGTTTGGCGAAGGCCGCCGAGGCGGCCGCGGCGGCCGCACGCGGCGGCGGTGGCGGAGTCCGCGAGGTCGCGGTCCATCCGGTCGACGGTCCCCGGCCACGTCCGGTTCGCATCGCGCCCGAAGACGTGGCGAAGGCGACCAAGGTCGAACTCCTCTCGCTGGCCGATGCGGCCGCTCGTGGCGAAGGCTCGGCGATCACCCAGGTGTCGGCCCGCTACGGCGACAGCCGGCGACGGATCCTGGTCGCCAACAGCGACGGCCTGCTCGCCGAGGACGACCAGGTCCGCACCCTGTTCTCGGTCTCCTGCGTCGCCACCGGCGACACCGGGCTCCAGACCGGTCGGGAATCGGCCGGGCGCACGGTCGGGTTCGAACTCTTCGACGAGACCGATGTCGAGGACATGGCGCGCCGGGCCGCCGGTCGCGCGATCACGAAGCTCGCTGCTCGCCCGGCACCGTCCGGCGCGATGCCGGTGGTGGTCGGTCCCGGCGGCGGCGGGGTGCTCTTCCACGAGGCATGCGGGCACGGCCTCGAAGCCGACCTCGTGGCCAAGTCGGCCAGCGTGTTCGCCGGCCGGGTCGGCGAGGCGGTCGCCACGCCACTCGTGACCCTCGTCGACGACGGCACGATGGCCGGGGAGTGGGGACACTTCACGATCGACGACGAGGGCCGGGCGGCTGCACACAACGTCTTGATCCAGGACGGCGTCCTCACGGACTACATGTGGGATCACCTGCGGGCCCGCAAGGAGGGCCGACCCAGTTCCGGCAACGGCCGCCGCCAGAGCTACCAGCACCTCCCGATGGTGCGGATGACCAACACCTATCTCGCCAACGGGTCCGACGATCCGGCCGACATCGTCAGCAGCACCGACCACGGTGTCTATGTCGCCCAGCTCGGGGGTGGCCAGGTCAACACCGCCACCGGCGACTTCGTGTTCGGCATGACCGAGGCCTATCTCATCGAGAACGGCGAGATCACCGAGCCGATCCGCGAGGGCAACCTGATCGGCAACGGTCCCGAGGTGCTCACGCGCATCGATGCGTTGGGCAACGACTTCGCGATGGGCTCGCCGGGCACGTGTGGCAAAGACGGCCAGGGTGTGCCGGTGGGCGACGGGACCCCGACGCTGCGGGTGACCAGCCTCACCGTCGGCGGCACCGCGGCCTGA
- a CDS encoding UTP--glucose-1-phosphate uridylyltransferase, which translates to MGKRVRTAVIPAAGLGTRFLPATKSQPKEMLTVVDRPAIQWVVEEAVAAGIDDVLIITSPTKKGVEDHFDRMAELENLLEAKGKTEMLASVRRITEMATFHFTRQGAPLGLGHAVSMAARHVRDEPFAVLLPDELLPDGGVTLRRMIDECESSGSSVISLFEVDGPDISNYGCAGYSSRDGDVVEIDSIVEKPAFEDAPSNLKVTGRYVFTPEIFDRLARTEPGKGGEIQLTDAMAMLIGDPGLRGLVIKDAGYDAGQKLDWLRANIELSLNDPGSGAQVAEMLKAIMRARGLV; encoded by the coding sequence ATGGGCAAGAGAGTTCGCACCGCTGTCATCCCCGCCGCCGGCCTCGGCACGAGGTTCCTTCCTGCGACGAAGTCACAGCCGAAGGAGATGCTCACCGTGGTCGATCGGCCGGCCATCCAGTGGGTCGTCGAGGAGGCGGTGGCCGCCGGCATCGACGACGTGCTGATCATCACCAGCCCGACCAAGAAGGGGGTCGAGGACCACTTCGACCGCATGGCCGAACTCGAGAACCTCCTCGAGGCCAAGGGCAAGACCGAGATGCTCGCGAGCGTCCGGCGGATCACGGAGATGGCGACGTTCCACTTCACCCGTCAGGGCGCGCCGCTCGGCCTCGGCCACGCGGTCTCGATGGCGGCTCGCCACGTGCGGGACGAGCCGTTCGCCGTGCTGCTCCCCGACGAATTGCTCCCCGACGGTGGGGTCACCCTGCGTCGCATGATCGACGAGTGCGAGTCCTCCGGGTCCTCGGTCATCTCCCTGTTCGAGGTCGACGGACCGGACATCTCCAACTACGGCTGCGCCGGGTACTCGAGCCGCGACGGTGACGTGGTCGAGATCGACTCGATCGTCGAGAAGCCCGCCTTCGAGGATGCGCCGTCGAACCTCAAGGTGACGGGACGCTACGTCTTCACGCCCGAGATCTTCGACCGGCTCGCCCGCACCGAGCCGGGCAAGGGTGGGGAGATCCAGCTGACCGACGCCATGGCCATGCTCATCGGCGACCCGGGTCTCCGCGGGCTCGTCATCAAGGACGCCGGCTACGACGCCGGTCAGAAGCTCGACTGGCTGCGGGCCAACATCGAGCTCTCCTTGAACGATCCGGGCAGCGGCGCCCAGGTGGCCGAGATGCTGAAGGCGATCATGCGTGCACGCGGTCTCGTCTGA
- the dxs gene encoding 1-deoxy-D-xylulose-5-phosphate synthase translates to MLLDAVNGPEDLQGRSYAELDDLAEQIRHEIIDAVNEHGGHLGSNLGAVELTIALHRVFRSPHDVILWDTGHQAYVHKMLTGRARDFRTLRQTGGLSGYPSRAESEHDWIENSHASTVLSYAHGLATAFHAGDARREVVAVIGDGALTGGMAFEGLNNLGHSGRDVVVVLNDNGRSYAPTVSKLSESLVKIRNNPTYMRRQAKIEEIAERIPWVGEQIGRGVKMSKAAIREMWEPSAFFEDLGVRYMGPFDGHDIASVEEALENAREFEGPVVVHVLTQKGRGYAPAEQDDVKNMHDTGSMKEGSYTAAFSETLVKLGDQHPELVAITAAMPDSTGLLPFRERFPDRCIDVGIAEQHAVTAAAGMAMGGLRPLVAVYATFLTRAFDQVNLDVGLHGQPVIFCLDRAGITGPDGASHHGILDLVLLTKVPGMTVFAPSSYQEIQQMMEDAMGLTDGPVAIRWSRGKATHVPDNEVGSGLRARRLRSGDGSVALLGFGQMLGAALGAADLLAADGIDATVYDPRVVTPLDPAMIDDIADHRLVVTVEDGLRIGGAGAGVRDALGERGAECRVRVLGVPTEYIPHGDPDEIHAGFGLDAAGIAAGVRAILG, encoded by the coding sequence ATGTTGCTCGACGCCGTCAACGGCCCCGAAGACCTCCAAGGACGGAGCTACGCCGAGCTCGACGATCTCGCCGAGCAGATCCGCCACGAGATCATCGACGCCGTCAACGAACACGGCGGCCACCTGGGCTCCAACCTCGGCGCAGTCGAGCTTACGATCGCGCTGCACCGGGTGTTCCGGTCGCCCCACGACGTGATCCTCTGGGACACCGGACATCAGGCCTACGTCCACAAGATGCTGACCGGCCGAGCCCGCGACTTCCGGACCCTGCGCCAGACCGGCGGCCTCTCCGGCTACCCGTCGCGAGCCGAGTCGGAGCACGACTGGATCGAGAACAGCCACGCGTCGACGGTGCTCTCGTACGCCCACGGGCTCGCCACGGCGTTCCACGCCGGCGATGCGCGGCGTGAGGTCGTCGCCGTCATCGGCGACGGCGCGCTCACCGGCGGTATGGCCTTCGAGGGGCTCAACAACCTCGGCCACAGCGGACGCGACGTGGTGGTCGTGCTCAACGACAACGGCCGCTCCTATGCACCGACGGTCTCGAAGCTCTCCGAGAGCCTCGTCAAGATCCGCAACAACCCGACCTACATGCGGCGCCAGGCAAAGATCGAGGAGATCGCCGAGCGCATCCCGTGGGTCGGCGAGCAGATCGGGCGCGGTGTCAAGATGTCGAAGGCCGCGATCCGCGAGATGTGGGAGCCGTCGGCCTTCTTCGAGGATCTCGGCGTGCGCTACATGGGGCCCTTCGACGGCCACGACATCGCGTCGGTCGAGGAAGCGCTCGAGAACGCGAGGGAGTTCGAGGGCCCGGTCGTCGTCCACGTCCTCACCCAGAAGGGTCGGGGGTACGCACCGGCCGAGCAGGACGACGTCAAGAACATGCACGACACGGGGTCGATGAAGGAGGGCAGCTACACCGCTGCGTTCTCCGAGACGCTCGTGAAGCTGGGTGATCAGCATCCCGAGCTCGTCGCGATCACCGCGGCGATGCCCGATTCGACGGGACTCCTCCCCTTCCGCGAACGCTTCCCCGACCGCTGTATCGACGTCGGCATCGCCGAGCAGCACGCGGTCACCGCAGCGGCGGGCATGGCGATGGGCGGTCTCCGCCCCCTCGTCGCCGTCTATGCAACATTCCTCACGAGAGCGTTCGACCAGGTCAACCTCGACGTGGGGCTCCACGGGCAGCCCGTGATCTTCTGTCTCGACCGGGCCGGCATCACCGGCCCCGACGGCGCCTCGCACCACGGCATCCTCGATCTCGTCCTGCTCACCAAGGTCCCGGGCATGACGGTCTTCGCACCGTCGAGCTATCAGGAGATCCAGCAGATGATGGAAGACGCCATGGGCCTCACCGACGGACCCGTCGCCATCCGCTGGTCACGGGGCAAGGCGACCCATGTCCCCGACAACGAGGTCGGATCCGGTCTGCGGGCTCGCCGGCTCCGCTCGGGCGACGGCTCCGTGGCCCTGCTCGGCTTCGGCCAGATGCTCGGCGCCGCACTGGGCGCCGCCGACCTGCTGGCGGCCGACGGCATCGACGCGACCGTCTATGACCCCCGCGTCGTCACCCCGCTCGACCCCGCGATGATCGACGACATCGCCGATCATCGCCTCGTCGTGACCGTCGAAGACGGGTTGCGCATCGGTGGTGCCGGCGCCGGCGTTCGTGATGCTCTCGGTGAGCGCGGTGCCGAGTGTCGGGTCCGAGTGCTCGGCGTCCCCACCGAGTACATCCCGCACGGCGACCCCGACGAGATCCACGCCGGGTTCGGCCTCGATGCCGCCGGCATCGCCGCCGGCGTGCGGGCGATCCTCGGGTAG
- a CDS encoding glycerol-3-phosphate acyltransferase, producing the protein MLLAVVLVIGAYVIGMFPTAHIVGRRMGVNPTTQGSGNPGASNVYRLGGRKAGVIVGMIDMLKGAIPAAIALLVAGMPEAHAVWVAAVAGHVWPVTRGSRGGKGVATAGGAGLVINPLIGLACAGVFLVLVKVARIAALGSLGIALSYPVIAALVGRPGYEVAVSAGVASILVIRHQSNIRRMLRRDENRIDESGTAAA; encoded by the coding sequence GTGCTCCTCGCGGTCGTCTTGGTCATCGGTGCCTACGTCATCGGCATGTTCCCCACTGCACACATCGTCGGACGCCGCATGGGGGTCAACCCGACCACCCAGGGCTCGGGAAACCCGGGCGCGAGCAACGTCTACCGCCTCGGCGGCAGGAAGGCCGGCGTGATCGTCGGCATGATCGACATGCTGAAGGGTGCGATTCCCGCGGCGATCGCCCTCCTCGTGGCCGGTATGCCCGAGGCGCACGCCGTCTGGGTTGCGGCGGTGGCCGGGCACGTGTGGCCGGTCACCCGTGGATCTCGCGGTGGGAAGGGTGTGGCCACCGCCGGCGGCGCCGGACTGGTCATCAACCCCTTGATCGGTCTCGCCTGCGCCGGGGTGTTCCTCGTCCTGGTCAAGGTCGCACGAATCGCGGCGCTCGGTTCGTTGGGAATCGCGCTGTCGTATCCGGTCATCGCTGCGCTCGTCGGTCGTCCCGGCTACGAGGTGGCCGTGTCGGCCGGCGTGGCATCGATCCTCGTGATCCGGCACCAGTCGAACATCCGGAGGATGCTCCGCCGAGACGAGAACCGGATCGACGAGTCGGGCACCGCGGCCGCGTAG
- a CDS encoding hotdog domain-containing protein, with protein sequence MSVDAGLVARIERKVSDDDTAMAMGSGDVDVLSTPRVLAWAEAACVQAVAGHLEPGQTTVGMRMQIDHVQPSPVGADVTISAVLDRVEGRRLTFAVEAGDVRGIIASGRVVRVLVDRDRFLERATE encoded by the coding sequence ATGTCCGTGGACGCCGGGTTGGTCGCCCGTATCGAACGCAAGGTCTCCGACGACGACACCGCCATGGCCATGGGCTCGGGCGATGTCGACGTCCTGTCGACCCCGCGCGTGCTCGCATGGGCCGAGGCCGCATGTGTGCAGGCTGTCGCCGGGCACCTCGAACCGGGCCAGACGACGGTGGGGATGCGCATGCAGATCGACCACGTGCAGCCCAGCCCCGTGGGTGCCGACGTCACGATCTCGGCTGTGCTCGACCGGGTCGAGGGTCGGCGGCTGACGTTCGCCGTCGAGGCCGGAGATGTCCGCGGGATCATCGCCTCGGGGCGCGTGGTACGGGTCCTCGTCGACCGCGACCGGTTCCTCGAACGAGCGACCGAGTAG
- a CDS encoding phosphatase PAP2 family protein, whose protein sequence is MAAPTDAIMRELDSPPDPTTPGEAGVHWWVEGLITLAFYVIYSTIRNQFGSALGGDIIDRAFDNALHVIDIERALGLYHEEWIQARFLAYDPFIVFWNVFYGTFHFAVTIFAMVFLFLRFPQRYMFMRSALAATTMAALIGFAFFPLMPPRLLSACEPQSSYGACSPDHDYVDTLVDPGGLWSFETDTMESISNQYAAMPSLHIAWSTWCAIGLFPVLRRRWARVAIAAYPFVTLFAIIVTANHYWIDAIGGLTALGFGLAIASPLARLFPGRFRQPRERGATLKAG, encoded by the coding sequence GTGGCGGCGCCCACCGACGCGATCATGCGCGAACTCGACTCCCCTCCCGATCCGACCACCCCAGGCGAGGCCGGCGTCCATTGGTGGGTCGAAGGCCTGATCACCCTGGCCTTCTACGTGATCTACTCCACGATCCGGAACCAGTTCGGCTCGGCGCTGGGCGGCGACATCATCGATCGCGCCTTCGACAACGCCCTGCACGTCATCGACATCGAGCGGGCGCTCGGGCTCTACCACGAGGAGTGGATCCAGGCCCGATTCCTCGCCTACGACCCGTTCATCGTGTTCTGGAACGTCTTCTACGGGACCTTCCACTTCGCCGTGACCATCTTCGCGATGGTCTTCCTCTTCCTGCGCTTCCCGCAGCGCTACATGTTCATGCGTTCGGCGTTGGCCGCGACGACGATGGCGGCGCTCATCGGGTTCGCGTTCTTCCCGCTGATGCCACCGCGGCTGCTGTCGGCATGCGAGCCGCAGTCGTCCTACGGCGCCTGCAGCCCCGACCACGACTATGTCGACACGCTCGTCGACCCGGGCGGACTCTGGTCCTTCGAAACCGACACGATGGAGTCGATCTCGAATCAGTACGCGGCGATGCCGAGCCTCCACATCGCATGGTCCACGTGGTGCGCAATCGGTCTGTTCCCGGTGCTGCGCCGACGCTGGGCCCGCGTCGCCATCGCCGCGTACCCGTTCGTCACGCTCTTCGCGATCATCGTGACGGCGAACCACTACTGGATCGATGCCATCGGCGGCTTGACCGCGCTCGGGTTCGGCCTGGCGATCGCGAGTCCGTTGGCTCGGCTGTTCCCCGGCCGCTTCCGTCAACCGCGCGAACGTGGCGCTACCCTGAAAGCCGGGTAG
- a CDS encoding FmdB family zinc ribbon protein, which translates to MPTYDYRCERTGEMFELWQSFSDDALTECPQVHEGETATCGASVKKVFSKVGISFKGEGFYKNDHGSSAKPAAEKPSAEKTATEKPKETPKTDSSSSSSATKPGTD; encoded by the coding sequence GTGCCCACTTACGACTATCGATGTGAACGCACCGGTGAGATGTTCGAGTTGTGGCAGTCGTTTTCCGACGACGCGCTGACCGAGTGCCCCCAGGTGCACGAAGGCGAGACCGCGACCTGCGGCGCGTCGGTCAAGAAGGTCTTCAGCAAGGTCGGCATCTCGTTCAAGGGCGAGGGCTTCTACAAGAACGACCACGGAAGCTCCGCGAAGCCGGCCGCCGAGAAACCGTCCGCCGAGAAGACGGCGACGGAGAAGCCGAAGGAAACACCGAAGACCGATTCGTCGAGCTCGAGCAGCGCGACGAAACCCGGCACCGACTGA
- a CDS encoding undecaprenyl-diphosphate phosphatase gives MEILHAIVLGIVQGLSEFLPISSSGHLELTRWLFGWDDLTPELETSFDVAVHMGTLLGAIAYLRKDVVKYLLAGFAPLRGGTLGTDGRIAWFLVASAVPAGITGVVLKDQIADLDSIAMIAVMLIVFGVLLFIADRLPERRPLDDFTLRDALMMGVGQALALQPGVSRSGATLTVSRFVGFERDAAARLVFLMSLPVIAGAGVFSLLDARIPSDFWPPFLWGMAASAVTGWLAVWGTLQLVRTRTFRPFVIYRIVAGLAVLVILSTSWR, from the coding sequence GTGGAGATCCTGCATGCGATCGTCCTGGGCATCGTCCAGGGGCTCTCGGAATTCCTGCCGATCTCGTCGAGCGGCCATCTCGAGCTGACCCGCTGGCTGTTCGGTTGGGACGACCTGACCCCCGAGTTGGAGACCTCGTTCGACGTGGCCGTGCACATGGGCACCCTGCTCGGCGCCATCGCGTACCTGCGCAAGGATGTCGTGAAGTACCTGCTGGCAGGCTTCGCTCCCCTCCGGGGCGGCACGCTCGGTACCGACGGCCGGATCGCCTGGTTCCTGGTGGCCTCTGCGGTTCCGGCCGGGATCACCGGCGTCGTGCTGAAGGACCAGATCGCCGATCTCGACAGCATCGCCATGATCGCCGTCATGCTGATCGTCTTCGGCGTGTTGCTGTTCATCGCCGACCGGCTCCCCGAACGCCGACCGCTCGACGACTTCACGCTGCGCGACGCGCTCATGATGGGCGTGGGCCAGGCGCTCGCCCTCCAGCCCGGCGTCTCACGTTCCGGCGCGACGCTGACGGTGTCGCGCTTCGTCGGGTTCGAACGGGATGCCGCGGCTCGTCTCGTGTTCTTGATGAGCCTGCCGGTCATCGCCGGCGCCGGAGTCTTCTCACTGCTCGACGCCCGGATCCCGAGCGACTTCTGGCCGCCCTTCCTGTGGGGCATGGCGGCATCGGCCGTCACCGGCTGGCTCGCGGTCTGGGGAACGCTGCAACTGGTGCGGACCCGGACCTTCCGGCCGTTCGTGATCTATCGCATCGTGGCCGGCCTGGCCGTGCTCGTGATCCTCTCGACGAGCTGGCGCTGA